In Dermacentor silvarum isolate Dsil-2018 chromosome 2, BIME_Dsil_1.4, whole genome shotgun sequence, the following proteins share a genomic window:
- the LOC125943239 gene encoding kinetochore-associated protein 1-like, translating into MMWATICANFDGETTVFGQRNEEKAGSQLYEVRTQFTICADSPGVAVNPAVKGVVSQKHLAVAIDDVVNVFKHGSFLFSTRFDAAVDAVALCSDVLDGLLIVAERSANLHIFTVESAQSIVKLPVPSTENDDTAALFRSVDVKKNGDSYTVCVLTGHHVITATISNAVIAQLASADQPDLSPLHIRIVDVNQHPGRNDFMLSLVSMASACVLDDDLLVTGGQGAVCCIPMDANSSAYRILNDIAGEQVRKMVVVDSLCTLLTLTEGSRLVTICLKTFLIKEIWSEKTVADFVFCEEAASKTERGPELECRIAVLTAISETSTRRLEIYSFPDFSMLYALEVNETCHMMAFCDSLENFWIVEGFSDNEETLTELRVRTISEALPENHLMKLINKNKFAEAEEFAKLLNLSVEEVHWHHLLYILKNLSTTLTDASMDEEDELKLVHEVFNLVKMLPDALQAARCCIETPVASPTVASKLLLFLQGHVSSAEDCDIEERDSLSAQIMLLLNRATTFRFLCDSDFKSDWFAFSQADLIQEICVLFRDDHMPAGFFIWERHQDEFLGGLSCDVVENLLDAIPMTAELSSLLQWLKGSFLPLMFESLPESLECICQWIVDRVLRMEVSNKSLWPSGALGLVKVVLDHFQMTSAMADCLPLKTWLVVHGAPKRIRDKTSALSKLYRLSLDLQNLEVLWSKYKCCLTLQELQNTDKQEVAFAILDEAITKQQVTSLVQGFLIQFVETSGLDISNVLQSYVDQVLCYKGASLMHDELLEDKMVALAALIDHPHCWLVAVKKILSHAHVPWSESIEGLADHGSLLRGSAAREIDYERKRMQAKTILLSYDVNLFRSMTLSNTSTLVRCILLSEKQEALQDALTVAKNLGDMSEIDVFLLYLQMAYVKADIDRFAEVLQSVPQELFLEVAPRLSAFAELLLKRHNIYSKVKTAGLMECWQYLLSVLQQTSSASAFDYDTLHRQVRQGMVLRRDFGITVSAAELCCESDKHEVLKQGFQKVLLSEPAQGQDTCKNICRKALYLAGVLKLDSQSAIEVMLTLVLELKRDDMVDSLCTCLLELHNIRETILVILPLIFCQCEDVSHIATNVHKIASRVGLASGVNNVKKCTNVALWADILVQASVPLSGVDHSSTVSACVCSTKEQNFLHSRHGYALDKKQMLMHLAALGKSVWNFLDKQHAELLEEVKLHLQATCQYLSQRSQDELCLSVVATVFQMFLDIPQQHSVHKALQEVAEHHISKNTISIVTRASARKHADMPFLKGLLCNLQPRKALATLKKLLGQCNSNFRLLKTVATVGFEVCSDSAQKSAFRALVKGAYWCQKLAKADISFADAMTNQNPAILMSVLEQMEKSLLIDVDGLMSYCTSFNINIEVSLSRRLEFLLCTQAEDPCTEGWSLPQILAEASHVLEQMPKVSVQKVLMKTLAKVNPYHYEVLRFGYDYIRAIEEGPGSDVQREIEILHFLESYERYSPPSEQEMDLWCEEYPVAEISSLMQSRLPFRHLLKSSLWHFITNELHPETADAWLNVADTLRLNKDDIRFIAVDNAIRIWSAQKHKGNILDVAFLSSVKRLIAQMNKKDKAVACLMNLLENLPKGPTATSVAKECATLPDAFFVSGEAKSKVSDAKMKFRRKYIKQRNEQLLKQHSLNSSSYLALCGKTTDLVAALLEDTRWHLVFSDTSVLYSCINQIAATDDVVSVDFSSLLEKSVTRWLGFQASEYTGDESTLEPYLQASHVGSAKRFAGFITIVHLMQHIPEQMKEVLSCIASVSDGFVGLRPRVLATMCMLAGFGISDPTLLNMPQNSGVSNLEELRALSYKARLQQLGIPLPSSGLDADGASEIVSAALQLHNHNTVALELVGNLCIEYHVQAAPTWEAFLSAAISAGATDVICRVLPMLGGHPLLWSKPAFICAWQYILQSAPASLFGASSGLLQLFLRCPSVQSLPPLLHEDDVYCDQEGVLFYFVYMLLRESGSVQYSARKLLKQFSSRLLKLLIACKDQVNILKLPNTNRVFGEML; encoded by the coding sequence ATGATGTGGGCTACCATATGCGCTAATTTTGACGGTGAAACCACAGTCTTTGGTCAACGCAATGAGGAGAAAGCTGGATCTCAACTATACGAGGTCCGTACGCAGTTTACAATTTGTGCGGACTCGCCAGGCGTCGCAGTGAACCCAGCTGTCAAGGGCGTTGTTTCGCAGAAGCATCTTGCGGTTGCGATTGACGATGTTGTCAACGTATTCAAGCATGGTAGCTTCCTCTTCTCTACGCGTTTCGACGCTGCCGTCGATGCCGTCGCTTTGTGCAGCGACGTGCTGGATGGACTTCTCATTGTTGCGGAAAGAAGTGCCAACCTCCACATATTCACCGTCGAGTCTGCACAGTCCATCGTCAAGCTACCAGTTCCTAGCACGGAAAATGACGATACCGCTGCGCTATTTCGTTCCGTGGACGTGAAGAAGAACGGTGACAGCTACACCGTGTGCGTGCTAACGGGACACCATGTCATAACAGCCACAATCAGCAACGCCGTGATCGCGCAGCTCGCATCAGCGGACCAGCCAGACTTGTCGCCGCTCCATATCCGTATTGTCGACGTTAACCAACACCCGGGACGAAATGATTTTATGCTTTCTTTGGTGTCAATGGCTAGCGCCTGTGTGTTGGATGACGATTTGTTGGTCACTGGTGGACAAGGAGCTGTTTGCTGCATTCCCATGGACGCCAACAGTTCGGCTTATCGCATCCTTAATGACATTGCTGGCGAACAGGTTCGTAAAATGGTTGTAGTAGACAGCCTCTGCACTCTGCTTACTCTCACTGAAGGCAGCCGTCTCGTCACCATCTGCTTGAAGACATTCCTTATCAAAGAAATTTGGTCAGAAAAGACTGTTGCGGACTTTGTTTTCTGCGAAGAAGCCGCCTCCAAAACCGAGCGTGGACCTGAGCTAGAATGCAGAATAGCGGTGCTCACAGCTATTTCTGAAACTTCAACCAGAAGACTAGAGATCTACAGCTTCCCTGACTTTTCCATGCTGTATGCATTGGAAGTTAACGAGACCTGCCACATGATGGCATTTTGTGACTCTTTAGAAAATTTCTGGATAGTTGAAGGCTTTAGTGATAATGAAGAAACTTTAACTGAGCTTAGAGTTCGGACGATCAGCGAGGCACTCCCAGAAAATCATTTGATGAAATTGATCAACAAAAACAAGTTTGCAGAGGCTGAAGAATTTGCAAAGCTGTTGAACCTCTCTGTTGAAGAAGTACACTGGCACCACCTTCTGTACATCCTCAAGAATCTGAGTACCACGCTGACAGATGCATCGATGGATGAAGAGGATGAACTTAAACTGGTACATGAAGTTTTCAACTTGGTGAAGATGCTTCCGGATGCCCTACAAGCAGCTAGGTGCTGCATTGAGACACCTGTTGCCTCACCTACTGTTGCATCTAAGCTGTTACTCTTCTTGCAAGGACATGTATCGTCTGCAGAAGATTGTGACATTGAGGAGCGTGATAGTTTATCTGCTCAGATTATGTTGCTACTGAACAGAGCTACCACATTCAGATTTCTGTGTGACAGTGACTTTAAAAGTGACTGGTTTGCATTTTCACAAGCTGACCTCATCCAGGAAATTTGTGTCCTTTTCAGAGATGATCACATGCCTGCAGGATTTTTCATTTGGGAGCGCCATCAGGATGAGTTCTTGGGAGGCTTGAGCTGTGATGTTGTAGAGAATCTTTTAGATGCCATTCCAATGACCGCGGAGCTCTCCTCCCTTTTACAGTGGCTTAAAGGCAGCTTTCTGCCTCTAATGTTTGAGTCATTGCCTGAGAGCCTTGAATGCATCTGCCAGTGGATTGTAGATAGAGTTCTGCGGATGGAAGTCAGCAATAAGTCGCTCTGGCCCTCTGGAGCCTTGGGACTTGTAAAGGTTGTCTTGGATCATTTTCAAATGACCAGCGCAATGGCAGACTGTTTGCCATTGAAAACTTGGCTGGTCGTGCATGGTGCGCCAAAAAGAATAAGGGACAAGACAAGTGCATTGAGCAAGCTGTACCGTCTCTCCTTGGATCTCCAGAACCTTGAAGTTCTGTGGAGCAAATACAAGTGTTGTCTCACCCTGCAAGAGCTGCAAAACACTGACAAGCAGGAGGTGGCATTTGCAATCCTCGATGAAGCCATTACAAAGCAGCAAGTTACATCACTCGTGCAAGGATTTCTGATACAATTTGTTGAAACCAGTGGGTTGGACATTTCAAATGTGCTGCAGTCCTATGTTGACCAAGTGCTTTGCTACAAAGGTGCCAGTTTGATGCATGATGAGCTTCTGGAAGACAAGATGGTTGCCTTAGCAGCACTTATTGACCACCCTCATTGTTGGCTTGTGGCTGTGAAGAAGATCCTCAGCCATGCACATGTGCCATGGAGTGAAAGTATTGAAGGGCTTGCAGATCATGGTTCCTTGCTGAGAGGCTCAGCTGCCAGAGAGATTGACTACGAGAGGAAGCGAATGCAGGCTAAAACAATTCTGTTGAGCTATGATGTCAACTTGTTCCGATCAATGACACTCAGCAATACTAGTACGCTGGTAAGATGCATTTTGCTTTCTGAAAAGCAAGAAGCGTTGCAGGATGCTCTCACTGTCGCCAAGAACTTAGGTGACATGTCGGAAATTGATGTCTTTTTGCTTTACCTGCAAATGGCTTATGTAAAAGCTGACATTGATAGATTTGCTGAGGTCTTGCAGAGTGTCCCACAGGAGCTATTCCTTGAAGTTGCTCCCAGACTGTCAGCATTTGCAGAGCTCCTCTTGAAACGTCACAATATATACTCGAAGGTGAAAACTGCTGGCCTTATGGAATGCTGGCAATACTTACTGAGTGTCTTGCAGCAGACTTCAAGTGCTAGTGCCTTCGATTATGATACACTGCACCGTCAGGTGCGCCAGGGAATGGTGCTGAGAAGGGACTTTGGCATCACTGTTTCTGCCGCTGAGCTCTGTTGTGAAAGTGACAAGCATGAAGTCTTGAAGCAAGGCTTCCAGAAAGTCTTGTTGAGTGAACCCGCACAAGGGCAAGACACATGTAAGAATATCTGTAGAAAGGCGCTTTACCTTGCTGGAGTCTTGAAACTTGATTCGCAGTCTGCCATAGAGGTCATGCTCACTTTGGTGCTTGAGCTTAAACGAGATGACATGGTGGACTCACTGTGCACTTGCCTGCTGGAACTTCACAACATCCGAGAAACTATACTTGTTATCTTGCCCCTGATATTTTGTCAGTGTGAAGATGTGTCGCACATAGCTACTAACGTGCACAAGATCGCTTCCCGTGTAGGACTGGCATCCGGAGTTAACAATGTCAAGAAGTGCACAAATGTCGCTCTTTGGGCAGACATTTTAGTGCAAGCCTCAGTTCCGCTCAGCGGTGTTGATCATTCTTCAACTGTTTCTGCATGTGTATGCTCGACCAAGGAACAGAATTTTTTGCACAGTAGGCACGGGTATGCACTGGACAAGAAGCAAATGCTGATGCACTTAGCTGCTCTTGGAAAATCTGTGTGGAACTTCCTAGACAAGCAGCACGCAGAACTTCTTGAAGAAGTGAAGCTCCATTTGCAAGCAACCTGCCAGTATCTTAGCCAGAGGTCTCAAGATGAGCTTTGCCTGTCTGTGGTTGCTACAGTTTTCCAGATGTTTCTTGATATCCCACAGCAACATTCAGTGCACAAAGCACTTCAAGAAGTTGCTGAACACCATATCAGCAAAAATACAATTTCAATCGTGACCAGGGCTTCAGCTAGAAAACATGCCGACATGCCTTTCTTGAAGGGCTTGCTGTGCAACCTGCAACCTCGAAAGGCACTTGCAACGTTGAAGAAGCTTCTTGGTCAGTGCAACAGCAACTTCAGATTGCTTAAAACTGTTGCTACTGTCGGTTTTGAAGTATGCAGTGACTCAGCCCAGAAATCTGCATTTCGAGCTCTCGTGAAAGGTGCCTACTGGTGCCAGAAGTTGGCTAAAGCTGACATTTCTTTTGCAGATGCAATGACAAACCAAAACCCTGCCATCTTAATGTCTGTTCTTGAGCAAATGGAAAAGTCTCTGTTGATTGATGTTGATGGCCTCATGAGTTACTGCACTTCCTTTAACATAAACATAGAGGTATCCCTTTCTCGAAGGCTTGAGTTCCTCCTGTGTACTCAAGCAGAAGACCCTTGTACTGAGGGCTGGAGCCTGCCACAAATACTAGCAGAGGCTTCTCATGTGCTTGAACAAATGCCCAAAGTGTCGGTGCAAAAGGTTCTCATGAAGACTCTAGCCAAGGTAAACCCATACCACTATGAAGTTTTGCGATTTGGCTATGACTACATAAGAGCCATTGAAGAAGGACCAGGCAGCGATGTTCAGAGGGAAATTGAAATACTGCACTTCCTTGAGTCCTATGAAAGGTACAGCCCTCCTTCAGAACAGGAAATGGACTTGTGGTGTGAAGAATATCCGGTGGCTGAGATTTCGTCTCTCATGCAATCAAGACTACCATTTCGCCATTTGCTTAAGTCATCATTGTGGCACTTCATCACCAATGAGTTGCACCCTGAAACTGCGGATGCATGGCTGAATGTTGCAGACACACTTAGGCTGAATAAGGATGACATCCGGTTCATTGCTGTGGATAATGCCATTCGTATATGGAGTGCACAAAAGCATAAGGGAAACATACTAGATGTAGCATTTCTTTCAAGTGTCAAGAGACTGATAGCGCAGATGAACAAGAAGGACAAGGCTGTTGCATGCCTGATGAATCTTCTAGAGAACTTGCCAAAAGGCCCAACAGCCACGAGTGTAGCTAAGGAGTGTGCTACATTGCCTGATGCATTTTTTGTATCTGGTGAGGCGAAATCTAAAGTGAGTGATGCAAAGATGAAATTTAGGAGGAAGTACATAAAGCAACGAAATGAACAACTACTCAAGCAGCACAGTTTGAACTCTTCTTCGTACTTGGCACTCTGTGGCAAAACAACAGACCTTGTAGCTGCATTGCTGGAGGACACAAGGTGGCACCTTGTTTTTTCTGATACATCAGTACTTTACAGCTGCATAAACCAGATTGCTGCGACTGATGATGTCGTCTCGGTAGACTTTTCCAGTCTCCTTGAGAAATCTGTAACACGGTGGCTAGGGTTCCAGGCCTCTGAATATACTGGTGATGAAAGTACCTTGGAACCTTATTTGCAGGCGAGTCATGTGGGCAGTGCAAAAAGATTTGCAGGTTTCATCACCATTGTTCATCTAATGCAGCATATTCCAGAGCAGATGAAGGAAGTGCTTTCTTGCATCGCATCAGTGAGTGATGGCTTTGTTGGGCTGAGACCACGTGTCCTCGCCACGATGTGCATGCTAGCTGGTTTCGGAATCTCGGATCCCACTCTTCTTAATATGCCGCAGAATAGCGGTGTATCCAACCTGGAGGAATTGAGAGCTTTGTCTTACAAAGCCAGATTACAACAGCTTGGCATACCACTCCCGTCTTCGGGTCTTGATGCAGATGGTGCCTCTGAAATTGTCAGTGCAGCCCTCCAGTTACATAACCACAACACTGTGGCACTAGAGTTGGTGGGCAACCTCTGCATTGAGTATCATGTGCAGGCAGCGCCAACTTGGGAAGCATTTCTGTCAGCTGCCATTAGTGCTGGTGCAACTGATGTCATTTGCCGTGTTTTGCCCATGCTGGGTGGCCATCCGCTGTTGTGGTCCAAACCAGCATTCATCTGTGCGTGGCAGTATATACTTCAGAGCGCACCAGCCTCACTGTTTGGTGCATCAAGTGGACTGCTGCAGTTGTTTCTTCGCTGCCCATCTGTCCAAAGTCTTCCACCCTTGCTTCACGAAGATGATGTTTACTGCGATCAAGAGGGCGTCTTGTTCTACTTTGTGTACATGTTGTTGAGAGAGTCGGGAAGTGTTCAGTATAGTGCAAGAAAATTGCTAAAGCAGTTTTCTTCAAGGTTACTGAAGTTGCTGATAGCTTGTAAAGATCAGGTGAACATTTTAAAACTTCCAAACACAAATCGAGTTTTTGGGGAGATGCtttaa